Genomic segment of Alphaproteobacteria bacterium:
TTTCGCTATCCACCGCAAGGTTGGCAGCATTCGCGCCCGTTTCAACAAACGCATCCTGATTATTGTAAAGGTAGGATACGGTATCAAAGATGCCGAGTTGAACATCGCCATCATCCGCCTTATAGCCGAGCGTACCCGATGCGCTGAAGGTCTGGCCTTCGGGTGAACCCTTGGCAGTTCCGGTGAATGTGCCAACGCGGATATCGCGTTTGGTATCGCCCTTGTCAAAGCCGATACCTACCGCGCCGCCAACATAAATATTGCTATCCAGATTCTTCTGGCCATAAACGCCAAGCTGATAGCTGTTCAAGGATGCAGTATTGTTGTTCTGCTTCAGCTCCAATTCGTTATTGCCATATCCGAAGCCGATACGCAGCAGCGTGTCGCGTTCAGGCTTGAATTCCAGACCGACCATACCGCCAACCTGTGTTCCCTTAATGTCGCTGACATTGCTGTTTCCGGTCAGGGTTGCGAACTTGCCATACGCACAACCCCACGCCGCAACATTCTGGCGCATGAAATTACGTTTGAGCTGAACCTGTTTGCGCTCGCCCTGATTAACCCGTTGGCTATCGCGCGGCAAGATAAGCGGCATTTGCTGATAGCGCTGTTCCTTGCGTTCATAATATGGCGGTGGTTCTTGCTGCACAGGCGGCATGGATGCGTATTGTTGCGGCTGCACCTGTGGTACCACTTGTGGCACAACTTGCGGCTGCATTTGTGGTTGCTGCATCACTTGCTGCGGCACGTATTGCTGCTGCATATATTGTTGTGGCTGCTGCGGCACGTATTGTGGCTGTACCTGTGGTGCCACTTGCGGCACCACTTGCGCCTGCTGTGTCATGACCTGTACCGGTTGCTGCGGCACAGGAATGTTGGTTTGCGAATACAAATTCTGACGCGGTGCGCCGCCATAAGGCGTGTTCATATTCGATTGCGCATAATGCTGGTAGGACGGCATCATCTGCGGGGTAGGCATTGGGCCAGGCATATAACCCGATGATTGAACCACCATGTAATTTACAGCCGGCGGCGCAGCTTGCGCGACCATGCCTTGCGGCGCATAGATTTGTGAATATAATCCCAGCGGTCTATATCCGCTCTGAACCTGTGGCATGGCTTGCATTACGGGTTGCGGCGCAGGGATATAGCCATTTGGCATTCCATTATTGATGCCTGAACGTGCATGCATCAGTGCCTTGTAATTATCCGGCGCATAATCCATCGCAGTCAAGCCAATGGGCCGTGCCAGCATACCGCGGCGGGTTTCATAAGCAATCGGTGTATAGCGCGAATTGGGCATAACCGTGCGCGTGGGTTGCTGCAATTGCGGCGCTACGTAATCGCTACCATCGGCGGTATCGTAATCGTAATTATACATCGTATCGCAATTACCGCTGCCGGGATTGGACAAGATTTCATCAAAGGTGAAATGGTTTTCACGCCATCCCTGCCCGATATCGGCATTCACCTGACCGGATAATGTTTCAAGCGCAGCCGCTTGACCCGTTGGCCCAACAGCACTTAATGCGTTTAACAAGGTATCCATTGAACTGCCATTCGCGGTTGTTTGCTGAATACCATCCAGCGCGCGGCCCGTTGCGGCCTGATTTTTGGTGGCGCCGGGCGCATTACCAAATAATTCAGCCTGCACAATTTTCATCTGGGTGGCGGTTGGGCTGTACAATGTTTGCAAGGCAAGCAGCGGGTTCGATGAAGCGGCAATCTCCGCATCATTTGACGCATTTACAATATTATCCGCGCCAATCGTCGCGCCGGATGATGTTGTGGTAAAGCGGCCCGTGCCGCTACCTGCTGGGCTTGAAATAATCGTATAGGTCGTGCCGCGCACATAGCGTGATGACGGCGTAAGCGGCTTGTAATGGATTTTTCCATCCAGCGATGCAGGTGATCCCGTCACAATCAACTGGTCATGCACCGTATCGCTAAACTCCACTTCAAACGTACCGCCTGAATTTTGCGTAAATCCGGCAACGGTCAATGTGCCGGGGCTATCGCCGGGGGCAACAGTACCGTTATTGACAATCTGGCCGGTGAACGTCCCAATACCCTTTAAGCCCGCGCCGGAATTTACAGTCACGGTGCTGCTGGCAACGCTGCCATCATTTTGCAAAGTGGATCCGCTGATAATGGTCGTTGTACCCGTATAGGTATTATTGCCGGTAACGCGCCATGTGCCGTTACCTGTTACGATCAAGCCGCCGCCGGTTGGTGATCCATCGCCCACGCTGCCGGTAAAGGTGTTGGTACCGTTTTGTGTAATCGTACCGCCATCCAGCAAGATGCTGCCCGACCCGCTTAAATTCGTAAGCGTCTGGCTGGTGGAGTTAACATCCAACACGCCATTAATCTCAACATCCGAACTGGTTGCAATCGCATCATTCACAGTAAGGCTAAGGGTTGAACCCGAACCAATCGTCGTTGTGCCGGTATAGGTATTGACGCCCGATAACGTCCATGTGCCAGTACCGGTGGTTGCCACATTACCTGCGCCGGAAATCACGCCGCTAAAGGTGCCGGTACCGTTTTCGGTCAACGTATGGCCACTATCCGTCACAATACTTCCCGAACCTGAAAGGTTACGAAGGGTTTGGTTGGTACCCGCCATGTTAATGGTGCCGTTATTGGTCACGGTGCTGCTGGTTGCAATCGTGTCATTGGTGGTCACAAGACCAAGCGTTGTGCCAGAGCTAACCGTTGTCGTTCCCGTATAGGTATTGGTGTTGGTCATGCCAACTGTGCCGCCCGAACCCGACACGGTCAGATTACCTGCACCCGAAATCACACCGGAAAATAAATCGGTATTCGCGCCAACATTAATCGTATTGCTGCCGGTCAGCGCAATCGTCTTGCTGATGGTGGAATTACCCGTCAATTGCAAGGTGCTGCCACCCATCAAAATACCGCTGGTGCCATTGATATTGCTTTGACCCGCGATGCTTAAGGTTGTGCCGCTGCCGATTGATGTTGTGCCGGTATAAGTATTGGTGCCTGTCAGCGTCCATGTACCGGTACCGGTGGTTGCAACATTACCCGCACCGGAAATCACACCGCCCCATGATGCAGTTCCGATTTCGGTCAAGGTGTGACCTGTGTCGGTTACTACACTTCCAGAACCCGCCAGTGCATTAAAGGTCTGGTCGGTGCCTGTCATATTAATGGTGCCATTATTGGTAACGCCCGAGCTCGTCGCAATTTCATTATTGGTCGTGGAAAGCGTCAGCGTTGTACCCGACCCAACCGTTGTTGCGCCGGTGTAGGTTTGCGCGGTTGTAACAGTCCAGTTGCCGGAACCAGCAGTAGTTACATTGCCTGCGCCCGAAATTACACCGGCCCAAGTCGCCGTACCATTTTCGGTAAGCGTATTTCCTGTGCTTGTCACCACGCTGCCTGACCCTGCAAGACTGCGCAAAGTCTGGTTGGTGCCGGTCATATTCACGGTGCCATTTACCGTTACGCCGGAACTATTGGTAATTTCATCATTGGTCGTGGAAAGCGTCAGCGTCGTGCCAGAACCCACATTGGTTGTGCCTGTGTAAGTCTGTGCGGTTGTAACAGTCCAATTGCCCGTGCCGGTGGTTGCAACATTACCCGCACCGGAAATCACACCAGCCCAAGTCGCTGTGCCGTTTTCGGTCAAAGTATTGCCGGTAGTAACGGTCACACTACCGCTACCCGCAAGATTACGAAGCGTCTGATTGGTGTTGTTGATGGCAAGCGTACCATTCACCGTCACAGCGCTGCTGGTTGCAATTTCATCTGCGGTGGTTGAAAGCGTAAGAGTCGAACCAGATCCGACATTGGTTGTACCCGTGTAAGTTTGCGCGGTTGTAACAGTCCAATTGCCCGTACCCGTGGTTGCAAGATTACCCGCACCGGAAATCACGCCGCCCCAACTTGCCGTGCCGTTTTCGGTAAGCGTATTGCCTGTGCTTGTCACCACGCTGCCTGACCCTGCAAGACTGCGCAGGGTCTGATTGGTGCCAGTCATATTGACTGTACCATTTACTGTTACGCCGGAACTGGTCGCAATTTCATCATTCGTCGTTGAAAGCGTCAGCGTTGTGCCCGAACCCACATTGGTTGTGCCCGTGTAAGTTTGTGCAGCCGTCAGCGTAAGATTACCAGTGCCGCTGGTTGCAAGATTACCTGCGCCCGAAATCACGCCGCCAAAGGTTGATGTTCCAATATCGGTCAAAGTATTGCCGGTGGTAACGGTCACACTGCCGCTACCCGCCAGATTATTCAGTGTCTGGTTGGTGTTGTTAATAGCAAGCGTACCATTCACGGTTACTGCACTGCTGGTTGCAATTTCATCTGCGGTGGTTGAAAGCGTAAGGGTTGAACCTGCGCCCACATTGGTTGTACCCGTGTAAGTTTGCGCGGTCGTAAGCGTCCAATTGCCCGTACCGGTGGTTGCAAGATTTCCCGCACCGGAAATCACACCGGCCCAAGTCGCCGTGCCGTTTTCGGTCAGTGTATGGCCCGTATCGGTTACCACGCTTCCAGAACCCGCCAGCGCATTAAACGTCTGGTCGGTGCCCGTCATGTTCACTGTGCCGTTAACAGTCACAGCAGAACTGGTCGCAATGATATCATTGGTGGTTGAAAGCGTGAGTGTAGTACCCGACCCTACATTGGTTGTGCCAGTATAGGTCTGTGCAACGGTAATGGTCCAGTTACCTGTGCCTGTTGTTGCAACATCACCCGCGCCAGAAATCACACCGCCCCAGCTCGATGTTCCGGAATGAGTCAAACTCCCGCCAGCGCTGGTCGTCACGGTGCCGCTGCCTGATAATGCCTGCAATGTCTGTGTGGTTGCTGCGATATTGATGCGGCCATTGTTTACAACACTGGCACTGCTGGCGATTACGTTATTCGCGCCAAACGCAAGCACTGCGCCGCTGGTAATGGTCGTGGTGCCGGTATAGGTATTCGCACCCGACAATGTCCACGCATTCACATTGGGGCTAAGGGATGTTGAGCCATCAATCGTCACATTTCCGGCACCGCTGATAACTTTGGTATAAGTGCTGCCTGCGCTAATCTGATCGGTCAGGTTGCCATCGACATTGGTGTTATACCCACTTGCAAAATCGACGATAACAATAAAGCCGCCCATACCATCGGGTACGGTGATCTGGCTGGTGTCATTAATATCGGTGAACGTATTATCAGCGCGCGCAGCGTTAAACGCAGAGGCTGATAAGGCAATAATGATAGCAAGCGATGCAGAAAATTTATTGAAACGATAATGGGCTGGCATAAAGGGTCCTTTGCATACTGCACTAACCCTAGCCTTACCTTTTTTGTTACATCGTTAACGAAACCACATAAAAACCACGATTCGTCATTTTCTATGCTCATGATTCAAAAAAGGCACAACTCCCATTTCATGAAAAAAATGTAATGATATTAAATGGTTAAAAGCACAGTCGGGGACACCCAACACTAGACCACATATTCAAGGCGCGCATAACGCATCAAAAACCATGCGCAATTATTAATCCCATCCCCTAGCTTAATTGTTCCAGAAACACCGTCACTTCCTTATAGGACTGTGACAGATCTAGGAACAACGCCTGCTTGGTCGCACTATCGCTTTCGAACTGGTCTTCCGCTTGCTTGCATATATGCGACAGCGGCACCGCGCCGAAATTTGCTGCCGAACCTTTCAATTTATGCGCGGCCTTTTTCCAGCGGATATTTTCGCCATCCATCATATTTCCTGCTAATGTCGCCAAGGATTCCTCGGCGCCTTTGGTGAACATATCGAATACCATTTTGCGTTCGGCCGGGTCATCACCCACATATAAACTCAAATGCGTCAGGTCAACGGGCGGCAGACGCATTTCGGTTTCCTTTTCTTCATTCATACCTTCCTCCTGCTGTTCACCATCACGTGTTTTGTTGATTTTTGGTAAAGGCTGTACCGGCAAAGGCTCGCTACTGGTCAAATATTTCACCAATACTTCCATCAAGCGATTACTGTTAATCGGCTTGCTCACGTAATCATCCATACCTGCATCGATGCATTTTTCGCGGTCGCCAATCATGGCGTTGGCAGTCATGGCGATAACAGGCATGCGTTTGCCGGTAATAATCTCGCGCTGGCGAATGGCACGGCTTACTTCATACCCGTCCATTTCCGGCATCTGGCAATCGGTGATGACGATGTCATACCGGCCTTTTTCGATCATCTGCAACGCGGTCTTGCCGTCTTCCGCCGTATCCACCGTGCCAAATCCGAATTTGGTCAACAATTTTTTGGCAAAGAACAAATTCACGGGATGATCATCGACGACAATGATGCGGCGCTTGCCAAAATCCATATCCGTCATATCGCTAGATTGCGCCGCGCGGTTTTCCTGCATCAAGCGTTCGGTCTGTTCGGCATTGGCAACTTGCAATGGCAAGGTAAACCAGAAACTTGAGCCTTTCCCCAGCAAGCTTTCAACGCCAATCGTGCCGCCCATCGCTTCAACAAGCAATTTGCACACGGTCAGGCCAAGGCCGGTGCCGCCAAACCGGCGCGTGGTGGATTCATCGGCCTGTGTGAATTTCTGGAAAATCTTGCCCAGATTTTTTTCCGAAATGCCGATGCCGGTATCATCCACACGGAACAGGAATTCGATAACACCATTTGGCATACGGCGCGATGAAACATCCAGTTTCACATAACCCACTTCCGTGAACTTCAACGCATTCCCGACCAGATTGGTTACCACTTGGCGAATGCGCGCGGCATCACCAATGACGCAATCAGGCGTAGTCGCGTTATAAAAATGATTAAGAGCGATCCCTTTGTTCTTTGCCAAGGGGTCTAACAAGCGCACCGCTTCATGAATGGTGGCATTCAAATTGAACGGGATATCTTCCAGCGTGAGCTGCCCCGCTTCGATCTTCGATAAATCCAAAATATCATTCAAAAGGGAGAGTAAACTTTCGCCGGAATTGAAAATGGTTTGCACCAATTCGCGCTGTTCGGGCGTTAAGTGCATATCTTTCAATAACCCCGCCATACCCAGCACACCATTCATCGGCGTACGCAATTCATGGCTCATATTGGCAAGGAAATCGCTTTTTGCGCGGCTGGCAGCTTCGGCCTTCAAGGATTCTTCACGCAAGATTTCTTCGGTCTTTTTCAGTTTGGTGATGTCATAGCTATACACATTGGCAGTTTGTTCGCCGGCCAGAAAATTCGCGGTGACTACTTGCTGATAGGTAATTTTTCCGACCACCACTTCGCGGGTAACGGGCTTGCGTTCATCATAGGCCTTGCGTGCATCGCGGATGATTCCTTCCAGCAACGGATGGGCCATACCTTTTTTCAAAATATCCGAATATTTATTATAGGCAGCGGGGTTCACGAACAACAACGCTTCCTTATCGATATCGATTTTCATCAACGGGTCAGGATTGTGTAGCGGAAATTGCGCAATTTCTTCCGCCTTCTTTTGCGCTTTTTCGGCCGCGGTTTTGGCTTGCACCAACTCGGCTTCAAAATTCTTGCGCTCGGTGATATCGCGTTCAATTGCAGCAAAATGCGTAATGCGGCCATGCACATTGCGGATCGGCACAATATTGATGTTGAGCCAGTATTCTGCCCCATTTTTGTGATAATTCAGTAGCTCGCCCTCAAAGGGCTGGCCGGCTTCCAATGCGCTGCGTATTTTGCGCAAGGTATCCTTATCCGTTTTTTCTCCTTGCAGGATGCGCGGGGTTTTGCCCACCACTTCTTCGCGGCTATACCCGCTGATACGGATAAACGCATCATTCACATAGACAATGCTGGGACCATCGGCATCAGCGAAATTCGCCTTGGTGATGATCACGCCGTCTTTGGAATTACGTACCACTTCTTCAAACAGCACCATGCCTTCCACTTCTTGGCGCAGGATTCTTGTTTCTTCCAGACTTTGCTTCAAATCCAAAGCGAGCGCTTCGGATTTCATATGAGCCATTTTAAGGGCGATTTCGGATGCAGATTCGTCACTCATACATCCTCCATCATTATCGGTTCAATACATCGGGGCGCGTGGTCTCGACGATACTCAAAGCCTCGGTGATTAATCCTGGCGGCACTCCCAGATCTTCCATGGATGTTTTCAAATGCAGCGCTACTTGGTCAAAATGCACATCGGATAATCCGCGTTCAACCAGCCGTTCATGGGCTCTGCGCATGGTTTCACCGCTGTAGTGTGTAGGCCCGCCAAATGCCATGCTGACAAAAGCAAACTGGCTGGTACGCAACCGTTCCACATTAATGTCTTTGAAAAACGGAATCAGTAACGGGTCTGAAAGAATTTTGTCATACAGCAGTGCAACTGTGGCCTGCACCGATTGCGCCCCGCCGATCCGTTCATAAAGTGACATGACATGGTTCATGGTTTTTCCTTTTTAATTGGCGTGCGCGATATCCGATTTACACATATCGATATACCGGTCAAACGCGCCGCGGTTGAACGGTTTACCAATAAACCCAACCGCCCCCGCCGCATAGGCCTTCACGCGATTATCCACATAACTATTGCTGCTGAACATGATGACCCGGCAATGCGGATCATACGCTTTTATGTAATTCAGCAGCATAAACCCGTCACATCCCGGCATTTCAATATCCACAAATACGATATCGGGCGTGAGCAGCAAATGCTTTTCGATCGCTTCCGGAACCGATGCCGCGGTTGCCATGGGATATTCGTTTTTAAATGCCTTGGAAACAATATGCCGCGTCGTTGCATCATCATCCACCACCATCACGCAGGGCTTTGCGTTGCGCAGACGCTGTTTATGGGTTGCCATCCATGCTTTCAATAGATCACTGATGTGCGGCACCATTGCTTTGAGTGAATCGAATTCAATCGTATCGACCGTGTTCATGCGGTCATGCGGGGTTGCATACAGGCGTGACAGCTCATCAATCGTATCCATATCGTCCAGCAGCACAAAATGGCGGAAGCTAAAAAACGGCCGCATGCCATTCAATTCGTCAATGTCATGGCGCAGATGTTTTAAATGGTCCTTGGTCAGATGCTCGGCGATGACCACCACCATATTCGTGCCCAATTGCAAGATCACGCCGTCGCATCCGCCCAATGTCGCACGGCTCACATGGCACAGATGACTGTGGATCATGGGGTCAAGCGCGTCTTGCGGTTCCGTTGCCGCAGATATCACCACCGCATGCCAGCCTTCCCACGATGCAGGATCGGCAGCAAGGCTGATGGAAAAATTGCCGATAAAACGGCTAACGGCATCGGGTTCGTTCAAAATCTGCATGACGATTTCCTTTTAAAAAACAGCTAAATTAAATCGTGTGATAGGTGGGCGCCTGCGCGATATATTGCAGCAGTTTCGATTTGGAGAACGGCTTGCCGATAAATCCTTTCGCACCGATCTGCATCGCACGCATGATGTCGCTGCGTGTGCTATTCGCGCTCAGCATCACTACATAAGCAGTTGGGTCGATGACAAGAATTTTTTGTAGCACCTCGTGCCCGCTAATATCGGGAAGTCCGATATCCAAAAACACAACGTCTGGCGCATATTTTTCATACGCCTCGCATGCCTTGGTCCCGTCTTCTGCTACAAATGTCATGCAATCGGGCTCGACAGCTTTTTTGGCAATGAACACCGATAACGGATCATCTTCGACAATCAATACGCAATTGCGCGAACGCTCAAAGCGACGGGTCAAGATATCCTTGCTCACTTTGGTGTTGGCATGGTCGTGCTCGGCTGCCATGCGGATATTGCCGGTGGTTTCACGGCGGGCTTCGGCGACATTCAATTTGTCACATGCGGTTTCGAATAATTCCTGCCAGCTAAGGCCAAGATCATATAAAACACTCAGCGGTAACATCATCTTCAGACGCAATTCTTCGCTGACATGGAAATTGATTTCATGGCTGATGGCTTCGAAATCCTTGCGGGTAATGGCTTTACCCACCACGATGATGTCATCATCATTCATAAAGAATATGGTGCCTTCATATTCGGACAATTCATTGGTGATGATTCCAAAGGCAATTTTTTGAATGTCGGTGACGCTG
This window contains:
- a CDS encoding autotransporter-associated beta strand repeat-containing protein; protein product: MPAHYRFNKFSASLAIIIALSASAFNAARADNTFTDINDTSQITVPDGMGGFIVIVDFASGYNTNVDGNLTDQISAGSTYTKVISGAGNVTIDGSTSLSPNVNAWTLSGANTYTGTTTITSGAVLAFGANNVIASSASVVNNGRINIAATTQTLQALSGSGTVTTSAGGSLTHSGTSSWGGVISGAGDVATTGTGNWTITVAQTYTGTTNVGSGTTLTLSTTNDIIATSSAVTVNGTVNMTGTDQTFNALAGSGSVVTDTGHTLTENGTATWAGVISGAGNLATTGTGNWTLTTAQTYTGTTNVGAGSTLTLSTTADEIATSSAVTVNGTLAINNTNQTLNNLAGSGSVTVTTGNTLTDIGTSTFGGVISGAGNLATSGTGNLTLTAAQTYTGTTNVGSGTTLTLSTTNDEIATSSGVTVNGTVNMTGTNQTLRSLAGSGSVVTSTGNTLTENGTASWGGVISGAGNLATTGTGNWTVTTAQTYTGTTNVGSGSTLTLSTTADEIATSSAVTVNGTLAINNTNQTLRNLAGSGSVTVTTGNTLTENGTATWAGVISGAGNVATTGTGNWTVTTAQTYTGTTNVGSGTTLTLSTTNDEITNSSGVTVNGTVNMTGTNQTLRSLAGSGSVVTSTGNTLTENGTATWAGVISGAGNVTTAGSGNWTVTTAQTYTGATTVGSGTTLTLSTTNNEIATSSGVTNNGTINMTGTDQTFNALAGSGSVVTDTGHTLTEIGTASWGGVISGAGNVATTGTGTWTLTGTNTYTGTTSIGSGTTLSIAGQSNINGTSGILMGGSTLQLTGNSTISKTIALTGSNTINVGANTDLFSGVISGAGNLTVSGSGGTVGMTNTNTYTGTTTVSSGTTLGLVTTNDTIATSSTVTNNGTINMAGTNQTLRNLSGSGSIVTDSGHTLTENGTGTFSGVISGAGNVATTGTGTWTLSGVNTYTGTTTIGSGSTLSLTVNDAIATSSDVEINGVLDVNSTSQTLTNLSGSGSILLDGGTITQNGTNTFTGSVGDGSPTGGGLIVTGNGTWRVTGNNTYTGTTTIISGSTLQNDGSVASSTVTVNSGAGLKGIGTFTGQIVNNGTVAPGDSPGTLTVAGFTQNSGGTFEVEFSDTVHDQLIVTGSPASLDGKIHYKPLTPSSRYVRGTTYTIISSPAGSGTGRFTTTSSGATIGADNIVNASNDAEIAASSNPLLALQTLYSPTATQMKIVQAELFGNAPGATKNQAATGRALDGIQQTTANGSSMDTLLNALSAVGPTGQAAALETLSGQVNADIGQGWRENHFTFDEILSNPGSGNCDTMYNYDYDTADGSDYVAPQLQQPTRTVMPNSRYTPIAYETRRGMLARPIGLTAMDYAPDNYKALMHARSGINNGMPNGYIPAPQPVMQAMPQVQSGYRPLGLYSQIYAPQGMVAQAAPPAVNYMVVQSSGYMPGPMPTPQMMPSYQHYAQSNMNTPYGGAPRQNLYSQTNIPVPQQPVQVMTQQAQVVPQVAPQVQPQYVPQQPQQYMQQQYVPQQVMQQPQMQPQVVPQVVPQVQPQQYASMPPVQQEPPPYYERKEQRYQQMPLILPRDSQRVNQGERKQVQLKRNFMRQNVAAWGCAYGKFATLTGNSNVSDIKGTQVGGMVGLEFKPERDTLLRIGFGYGNNELELKQNNNTASLNSYQLGVYGQKNLDSNIYVGGAVGIGFDKGDTKRDIRVGTFTGTAKGSPEGQTFSASGTLGYKADDGDVQLGIFDTVSYLYNNQDAFVETGANAANLAVDSESTHALRNTLQVHVAKRFDIDRADGSMLIPELTAAYLYDAYRPEANATQTFDGTTARFKVDGTNIEPSALQAGAGMQLRLNNDFSVFGKYSGRFRNNETTHGVFGGMKYRW
- a CDS encoding response regulator, producing MSDESASEIALKMAHMKSEALALDLKQSLEETRILRQEVEGMVLFEEVVRNSKDGVIITKANFADADGPSIVYVNDAFIRISGYSREEVVGKTPRILQGEKTDKDTLRKIRSALEAGQPFEGELLNYHKNGAEYWLNINIVPIRNVHGRITHFAAIERDITERKNFEAELVQAKTAAEKAQKKAEEIAQFPLHNPDPLMKIDIDKEALLFVNPAAYNKYSDILKKGMAHPLLEGIIRDARKAYDERKPVTREVVVGKITYQQVVTANFLAGEQTANVYSYDITKLKKTEEILREESLKAEAASRAKSDFLANMSHELRTPMNGVLGMAGLLKDMHLTPEQRELVQTIFNSGESLLSLLNDILDLSKIEAGQLTLEDIPFNLNATIHEAVRLLDPLAKNKGIALNHFYNATTPDCVIGDAARIRQVVTNLVGNALKFTEVGYVKLDVSSRRMPNGVIEFLFRVDDTGIGISEKNLGKIFQKFTQADESTTRRFGGTGLGLTVCKLLVEAMGGTIGVESLLGKGSSFWFTLPLQVANAEQTERLMQENRAAQSSDMTDMDFGKRRIIVVDDHPVNLFFAKKLLTKFGFGTVDTAEDGKTALQMIEKGRYDIVITDCQMPEMDGYEVSRAIRQREIITGKRMPVIAMTANAMIGDREKCIDAGMDDYVSKPINSNRLMEVLVKYLTSSEPLPVQPLPKINKTRDGEQQEEGMNEEKETEMRLPPVDLTHLSLYVGDDPAERKMVFDMFTKGAEESLATLAGNMMDGENIRWKKAAHKLKGSAANFGAVPLSHICKQAEDQFESDSATKQALFLDLSQSYKEVTVFLEQLS
- a CDS encoding group 1 truncated hemoglobin, with protein sequence MNHVMSLYERIGGAQSVQATVALLYDKILSDPLLIPFFKDINVERLRTSQFAFVSMAFGGPTHYSGETMRRAHERLVERGLSDVHFDQVALHLKTSMEDLGVPPGLITEALSIVETTRPDVLNR
- a CDS encoding response regulator; the protein is MQILNEPDAVSRFIGNFSISLAADPASWEGWHAVVISAATEPQDALDPMIHSHLCHVSRATLGGCDGVILQLGTNMVVVIAEHLTKDHLKHLRHDIDELNGMRPFFSFRHFVLLDDMDTIDELSRLYATPHDRMNTVDTIEFDSLKAMVPHISDLLKAWMATHKQRLRNAKPCVMVVDDDATTRHIVSKAFKNEYPMATAASVPEAIEKHLLLTPDIVFVDIEMPGCDGFMLLNYIKAYDPHCRVIMFSSNSYVDNRVKAYAAGAVGFIGKPFNRGAFDRYIDMCKSDIAHAN
- a CDS encoding response regulator; protein product: MMTVRAESELRLKETLTSIKATRASWRAMSFNFSLLKEFTSVTDIQKIAFGIITNELSEYEGTIFFMNDDDIIVVGKAITRKDFEAISHEINFHVSEELRLKMMLPLSVLYDLGLSWQELFETACDKLNVAEARRETTGNIRMAAEHDHANTKVSKDILTRRFERSRNCVLIVEDDPLSVFIAKKAVEPDCMTFVAEDGTKACEAYEKYAPDVVFLDIGLPDISGHEVLQKILVIDPTAYVVMLSANSTRSDIMRAMQIGAKGFIGKPFSKSKLLQYIAQAPTYHTI